The following coding sequences are from one Zalophus californianus isolate mZalCal1 chromosome 5, mZalCal1.pri.v2, whole genome shotgun sequence window:
- the TMEM161B gene encoding transmembrane protein 161B isoform X3 — protein MKPTQEMNISLVWCLLVLSFAIKVLFSLTTHYFKVEDGGERSVCVTFGFFFFVKAMAVLIVTENYLEFGLETGFTNFSDSAMQFLEKQGLESQGPVSKLTFKFFLAIFCSLIGAFLTFPGLRLAQMHLDALNLATEKITQTLLHINFLAPLFMVLLWVKPITKDYIMNPPLGKESVPLMTEATFDTLRLWLIILLCALRLAMMRSHLQAYLNLAQKCVDQMKKEAGRISTVELQKMVARVFYYLCVIALQYVAPLVMLLHTTLLLKTLGNHSWGIYPESVSTLPVDNSLPSNSVYSELPSDGKMKVTVTQITVALSSLKNIFTPLLFRGLLSFLTWWIAACLFSTSLFGLFYHQYLTVA, from the exons CAAAGTTCTATTTTCATTAACTACACACTATTTTAAAGTAGAAGATGGTGGTGAAAGATCAGTCTGTGTtacctttggattttttttctttgtgaaagcAATGGCAGTCTTGATTGTAACAGAAAACTATCTGGAATTTGGACTTGAAACAG ggTTTACAAATTTTTCAGATAGTGCGATGCAGTTTCTTGAAAAGCAAGGTTTAGAATCTCA gggtcCTGTTTCAAAACTTACTTTCAAATTTTTCCTGGCTATTTTCTGTTCACTCATTGGGGCTTTTTTGACATTTCCTGGATTACGACTGGCTCAAATGCATCTGGATGCCCTGAATTTGGCAACAGAAAAAATTACACA AACATTACTTCATATCAACTTCTTGGCTCCTTTATTTATGGTTCTGCTCTGGGTAAAACCAATCACCAAAGACTACATTATGAACCCACCATTGGGTAAAGAAAGTGTCCCTTT AATGACAGAAGCTACATTCGATACTCTGCGACTCTGGTTAATAATCCTGCTGTGTGCTTTGCGGTTGGCCATGATGCGCAGTCACCTGCAAGCTTACTTAAACTTAGCCCAGAAATGTGTGGATCAGATGAAGAAAGAAGCAGGGCGAATAAGTACAGTTGAGCTACAGAAAATG GTGGCTCGAGTCTTTTATTACCTTTGTGTCATTGCCCTGCAGTATGTGGCACCTCTGGTAATGCTGCTTCACACAACTCTGCTTTTGAAAACACTAG GTAATCATTCCTGGGGGATTTATCCAGAATCTGTCTCTACCTTACCAGTGGATAATAGTCTACCCTCCAACTCTGTTTACTCTGAATTACCATCTGATGGGAAGATGAAGGTAACTGTTACACAAATAACAGTGGCACTGAgcagcttaaaaaatattttcactcctCTCCTTTTTCGAGGACTTCTGTCTTTTCTGACCTGGTGGATTGCTGCTTGTCTCTTTTCTACAAGCCTTTTTGGGCTTTTCTATCACCAGTATCTGACTGTGGCATGA
- the TMEM161B gene encoding transmembrane protein 161B isoform X4, whose product MAVLIVTENYLEFGLETGFTNFSDSAMQFLEKQGLESQGPVSKLTFKFFLAIFCSLIGAFLTFPGLRLAQMHLDALNLATEKITQTLLHINFLAPLFMVLLWVKPITKDYIMNPPLGKESVPLMTEATFDTLRLWLIILLCALRLAMMRSHLQAYLNLAQKCVDQMKKEAGRISTVELQKMVARVFYYLCVIALQYVAPLVMLLHTTLLLKTLGNHSWGIYPESVSTLPVDNSLPSNSVYSELPSDGKMKVTVTQITVALSSLKNIFTPLLFRGLLSFLTWWIAACLFSTSLFGLFYHQYLTVA is encoded by the exons ATGGCAGTCTTGATTGTAACAGAAAACTATCTGGAATTTGGACTTGAAACAG ggTTTACAAATTTTTCAGATAGTGCGATGCAGTTTCTTGAAAAGCAAGGTTTAGAATCTCA gggtcCTGTTTCAAAACTTACTTTCAAATTTTTCCTGGCTATTTTCTGTTCACTCATTGGGGCTTTTTTGACATTTCCTGGATTACGACTGGCTCAAATGCATCTGGATGCCCTGAATTTGGCAACAGAAAAAATTACACA AACATTACTTCATATCAACTTCTTGGCTCCTTTATTTATGGTTCTGCTCTGGGTAAAACCAATCACCAAAGACTACATTATGAACCCACCATTGGGTAAAGAAAGTGTCCCTTT AATGACAGAAGCTACATTCGATACTCTGCGACTCTGGTTAATAATCCTGCTGTGTGCTTTGCGGTTGGCCATGATGCGCAGTCACCTGCAAGCTTACTTAAACTTAGCCCAGAAATGTGTGGATCAGATGAAGAAAGAAGCAGGGCGAATAAGTACAGTTGAGCTACAGAAAATG GTGGCTCGAGTCTTTTATTACCTTTGTGTCATTGCCCTGCAGTATGTGGCACCTCTGGTAATGCTGCTTCACACAACTCTGCTTTTGAAAACACTAG GTAATCATTCCTGGGGGATTTATCCAGAATCTGTCTCTACCTTACCAGTGGATAATAGTCTACCCTCCAACTCTGTTTACTCTGAATTACCATCTGATGGGAAGATGAAGGTAACTGTTACACAAATAACAGTGGCACTGAgcagcttaaaaaatattttcactcctCTCCTTTTTCGAGGACTTCTGTCTTTTCTGACCTGGTGGATTGCTGCTTGTCTCTTTTCTACAAGCCTTTTTGGGCTTTTCTATCACCAGTATCTGACTGTGGCATGA